In the genome of Rhodobium gokarnense, one region contains:
- the dprA gene encoding DNA-processing protein DprA produces the protein MSEDGPDRKQSSIRLTDAQRLAWLRLIRSENIGPATFRSLVNHYGSATEALEALPELSRRGGAKKRIRICTQVDAEDELDRCAAMGARFVALGEPDYPRLLRFIDAPPPLLAVIGDATPLAGNAVAIVGARNASIAGCKIAAKLSGELAAADLVVVSGLARGIDTAAHKASLETGTVAVLAGGLDHIYPPENEGLYRAIVDAGGAIVSEMPFGWAPRARDFPRRNRLISGLSYGVIVVEASRRSGALHTARFALEQGREVFAAPGSMLDPRTEGCNRLIKDGATMVLSVGDILTALSPLIDSGGPAFDTAVEEPESDTPFPISEPDDATRRQIIDALGATPVTVDEIVRHTGLAVAVVRIVLIELEVAGRLERHGAQKVSLVY, from the coding sequence ATGAGCGAAGACGGGCCGGACAGAAAACAGAGCTCCATCCGGCTCACCGACGCCCAGCGCCTCGCCTGGTTGCGGCTCATCCGGTCGGAAAACATCGGCCCCGCAACGTTCCGAAGCCTCGTCAATCACTACGGCTCGGCGACCGAGGCGCTGGAGGCGTTGCCGGAACTCTCCCGCCGCGGCGGCGCCAAGAAACGCATTCGCATCTGCACGCAGGTCGATGCCGAGGACGAACTGGACCGCTGCGCAGCGATGGGCGCCCGTTTCGTCGCCCTCGGCGAGCCGGACTATCCGCGGCTCCTGCGCTTCATCGACGCGCCACCACCGCTCCTTGCCGTCATCGGCGATGCGACACCGCTTGCCGGCAATGCCGTTGCCATCGTCGGCGCCCGCAACGCCTCCATTGCCGGCTGCAAGATCGCGGCAAAGCTCTCAGGCGAACTCGCCGCGGCCGACCTCGTCGTCGTCTCCGGGCTCGCCCGGGGCATCGACACCGCCGCCCACAAGGCGAGCCTTGAGACCGGCACCGTCGCCGTGCTCGCCGGCGGCCTCGACCACATCTATCCGCCGGAAAACGAGGGTCTCTACCGGGCGATCGTCGATGCCGGCGGCGCCATCGTCAGCGAAATGCCCTTCGGCTGGGCGCCGCGGGCCCGCGACTTTCCGCGCCGCAACCGGCTGATCTCAGGGCTCTCCTACGGCGTCATCGTCGTCGAGGCCTCGCGCCGCTCCGGCGCCCTCCACACCGCCCGCTTCGCCCTGGAGCAAGGCCGCGAGGTGTTCGCCGCGCCCGGCTCCATGCTCGATCCGCGCACGGAGGGCTGCAACCGGCTGATCAAGGATGGCGCCACCATGGTGCTGTCCGTCGGCGACATCCTCACCGCGCTCTCGCCGCTGATCGATTCGGGCGGCCCGGCTTTCGATACCGCCGTCGAGGAGCCGGAATCGGACACCCCGTTCCCGATCTCCGAGCCCGACGACGCCACCCGGCGGCAGATCATCGATGCGCTGGGGGCAACGCCCGTCACCGTCGACGAGATCGTCCGCCACACCGGGCTCGCCGTTGCGGTCGTGCGGATCGTGCTGATCGAGCTGGAAGTCGCCGGCCGGCTGGAGCGCCACGGCGCGCAAAAAGTCTCGCTGGTCTACTGA
- a CDS encoding MFS transporter: MAERSVQGAASRPVDRRGMAAAIASISTVGVAISLSMPLLALVMEARGFSGTAIGINSAMAGVSSIFWVPFVAPLARRIGTARLILILIAASMASFLGFFVISSYWAWFGLRFVFHGATTAIFVLSEFWISSAAPSEKRGFILGVYATFLSIGVAAGPIVLSVTGSEGALPFLIGTLILALSAIPVVMARETSPRIEKKPGQPFAKFLLAVPAATIAVLAFGAVETGMLSILPIYGLRIGLDAATATLLVTAAALGNVALQVPLGWMSDRMDKRVLLLICGLIGVVGALLIPVFADTMSALFVTLFVWGGVTAGLYTIGLAHLAARYRDADLAAATAAFVMMYSIGMLVGPALMGIGMDINPHGFPIVCALFFGGYVAIAGFRIARWAGR; encoded by the coding sequence ATGGCGGAACGGAGCGTGCAAGGAGCGGCATCTCGGCCGGTCGACCGCCGCGGCATGGCCGCCGCGATCGCCTCCATTTCCACCGTCGGCGTCGCCATCAGCCTGTCCATGCCGCTGCTTGCCCTGGTCATGGAGGCGCGCGGCTTTTCCGGCACCGCCATCGGCATCAATTCGGCAATGGCCGGCGTTTCCTCCATCTTCTGGGTGCCGTTCGTTGCCCCGCTCGCCCGGCGCATCGGCACGGCGCGGCTGATCCTCATCCTCATTGCCGCCTCCATGGCAAGCTTCCTCGGCTTCTTCGTCATCTCGTCCTATTGGGCCTGGTTCGGCCTGCGCTTCGTGTTCCACGGCGCAACGACGGCGATCTTCGTATTGTCCGAGTTCTGGATATCGTCGGCTGCACCGAGCGAAAAGCGCGGCTTCATCCTCGGCGTCTACGCCACCTTCCTGTCGATCGGGGTTGCCGCCGGTCCCATCGTGCTGTCGGTGACGGGCTCCGAAGGCGCCCTGCCCTTTCTCATCGGCACCCTCATCCTTGCCCTGTCCGCGATCCCGGTCGTCATGGCCCGCGAGACCAGTCCGCGCATCGAGAAGAAGCCGGGACAGCCTTTTGCGAAGTTTCTGCTCGCCGTTCCCGCGGCGACCATCGCGGTCCTTGCCTTCGGTGCGGTGGAAACCGGCATGCTCTCCATCCTGCCGATCTACGGCCTCAGGATCGGCCTCGATGCGGCAACGGCGACGCTTCTGGTGACCGCCGCCGCCCTCGGCAACGTTGCCCTGCAGGTGCCGCTCGGCTGGATGAGTGACCGCATGGACAAGCGCGTACTGCTTCTCATCTGCGGGCTCATCGGCGTCGTCGGCGCCCTCCTCATCCCGGTCTTTGCCGATACGATGTCCGCACTCTTCGTCACCCTCTTCGTCTGGGGCGGCGTCACCGCCGGGCTCTACACCATCGGCCTTGCCCACCTTGCCGCGCGCTACCGCGACGCCGACCTTGCCGCCGCCACCGCCGCCTTCGTCATGATGTACTCCATCGGCATGCTGGTCGGCCCGGCCCTGATGGGCATCGGCATGGACATCAATCCGCACGGCTTCCCCATCGTCTGCGCCCTCTTCTTCGGCGGATACGTGGCGATCGCCGGCTTCCGCATCGCCAGATGGGCCGGCCGATGA
- a CDS encoding NUDIX hydrolase yields the protein MADLAERLTNTERNQTHANRRPKDAATLLILDRTAGGPVRVLMGRRHERHVFLPGKFVFPGGRVDPGDSRVRAAGDYHEAIRDKLMHAMKGPKTETRARAFGIAAIRETFEETGVFIGTKADGPALPASDPTWIAFTERGIVPDLAPIRYIGRAITPPRRPRRFDTRFLVVFADAVADTLPGGTGPSGELEEVDWPTLAEAHDLELPTITKVIIEELEERLACDPKLAPETPVPFYYWLGSGFRRDMI from the coding sequence ATGGCCGATCTCGCCGAGCGCCTGACCAACACCGAACGCAACCAGACCCACGCCAACCGCCGGCCGAAGGACGCGGCAACGCTCCTGATCCTCGACAGGACGGCGGGCGGGCCGGTGCGCGTGCTGATGGGACGGCGCCACGAGCGCCACGTCTTCCTGCCGGGCAAGTTCGTCTTTCCGGGCGGGCGGGTCGATCCCGGCGATTCCCGCGTGCGGGCGGCCGGCGACTACCACGAGGCCATCCGCGACAAGCTGATGCACGCCATGAAGGGCCCGAAGACCGAGACCCGGGCCAGGGCCTTCGGCATCGCCGCCATCCGCGAGACCTTCGAGGAGACAGGCGTCTTCATCGGCACGAAGGCCGACGGCCCGGCGCTTCCGGCGTCGGACCCGACCTGGATCGCCTTTACGGAACGCGGCATCGTCCCGGACCTCGCGCCGATTCGCTATATCGGCCGCGCCATCACCCCGCCGCGCCGGCCGCGCCGCTTCGACACCCGCTTCCTCGTCGTCTTCGCCGACGCCGTCGCCGATACCCTGCCGGGCGGCACCGGTCCCTCTGGCGAACTGGAGGAGGTCGACTGGCCGACCCTTGCCGAGGCCCACGACCTGGAGCTTCCGACCATCACCAAGGTGATCATCGAGGAGCTGGAGGAGCGGCTTGCCTGCGACCCCAAGCTTGCCCCGGAAACGCCGGTGCCGTTCTATTATTGGCTCGGCAGCGGCTTTCGCCGCGACATGATCTGA
- the rnr gene encoding ribonuclease R, whose amino-acid sequence MPRLKKTAARKTAATLPTRDDVLAFLADNPGAGKRELSRAFRITGSDRIGLKKILKDLAAEGLIAGSRKSLRRPGDLPSVTVVVASGRDADGELIGAPMEWDEDENGPPPSVMILSERGKRPGRAAGVGDRVLVRIAEAPSDAGVGYLGRTIKVLERQPTALLGVYVVGPDGTARIAPVDRKQKEYIVEKADAGDAVDGDLVTVDVLKAGRYGVPRAKVRERIGSMKSEKAVSMIAIHTHAIPHVFPDAVIAEADAAKPVTLQTRGDKREDWRDVPLITIDPADAKDHDDAVYAAPDDDPKNEGGFVVTVAIADVAYYIRPGSALDREALLRGNSVYFPDRVVPMLPERISNDLCSLREGEDRPALAVRMRFDASGRKLDHKFHRVMIRSAAKLSYQEAQGAIDGKPNDKTGPLLEPILKPLWAAYECLKKGRDARAPLDLDLPERKILLNDDDTVERIVVPPRLDAHRLIEECMIQANVSAAETLEKKRAPVIYRIHDASTPEKLEALRDFLSTIGIKLARTGNLRPAVFNSILARVEGTENDELVNEVILRSQAQAEYSPANIGHFGLNLRRYAHFTSPIRRYADLIVHRSLVAALGFGKDGLPSGFEDKLEGISAEISATERRAMAAERDTVDRLIAHWLADHIGAAFNGRIAGVTRSGLFVRLDDSGADGFVPASKLGDDYYRYDEVTHSMTGDRTGETYQLGDRVEVQLAEAMPLAGALRFELLSEGRYQKPSGKGAAKRRAVRNKPTTAKAARGKKRVKRR is encoded by the coding sequence ATGCCACGCTTAAAAAAGACGGCAGCGCGAAAGACCGCCGCCACCCTGCCCACCCGCGACGACGTCCTCGCCTTCCTCGCCGACAATCCGGGCGCCGGAAAGCGCGAGCTCTCGCGCGCCTTCCGGATCACCGGCAGCGACCGCATCGGCCTGAAGAAAATCCTGAAGGACCTTGCCGCCGAGGGGCTCATCGCCGGCAGCCGCAAGTCCCTGCGCCGGCCGGGCGACCTTCCCTCCGTCACCGTCGTCGTCGCCAGCGGCCGCGATGCGGACGGCGAACTCATCGGCGCGCCGATGGAGTGGGACGAGGACGAGAACGGCCCGCCGCCCTCCGTCATGATCCTGTCCGAGCGCGGCAAGCGCCCCGGCCGCGCCGCCGGCGTCGGCGACCGGGTCCTGGTGCGCATCGCCGAGGCGCCATCGGACGCCGGCGTCGGCTATCTCGGCCGCACCATCAAGGTGCTGGAGCGCCAGCCGACCGCCCTCCTCGGCGTCTATGTGGTTGGCCCGGACGGCACGGCGCGCATCGCCCCGGTCGACCGCAAGCAGAAGGAATACATCGTCGAGAAGGCCGACGCCGGCGACGCCGTGGACGGCGACCTCGTCACCGTCGACGTCCTGAAGGCCGGCCGCTACGGCGTGCCGCGGGCCAAGGTGCGCGAACGCATCGGCTCCATGAAGAGCGAAAAGGCGGTCTCCATGATCGCCATCCACACCCACGCCATCCCCCACGTCTTCCCCGATGCCGTCATCGCCGAAGCGGACGCGGCAAAGCCGGTGACGCTGCAGACCCGCGGCGACAAGCGCGAAGACTGGCGCGACGTCCCCCTCATCACCATCGACCCGGCCGACGCCAAGGACCACGACGACGCGGTTTATGCCGCCCCCGACGACGACCCGAAGAACGAGGGCGGCTTCGTCGTCACCGTCGCCATTGCCGACGTCGCCTACTACATCCGGCCCGGCAGCGCCCTCGACCGCGAGGCGCTGCTGCGCGGCAACTCGGTCTATTTCCCCGACCGGGTCGTGCCGATGCTACCGGAGCGCATTTCCAACGACCTCTGCTCCCTGCGCGAGGGCGAGGACCGGCCGGCACTCGCCGTGCGCATGCGCTTCGATGCGAGCGGCCGCAAGCTCGACCATAAATTCCACCGGGTGATGATCCGCTCGGCCGCCAAACTCTCGTATCAGGAGGCGCAAGGAGCCATCGACGGCAAGCCGAACGACAAGACCGGCCCGCTGCTGGAGCCGATCCTGAAGCCGCTGTGGGCCGCCTATGAGTGCCTGAAGAAGGGCCGCGACGCGCGTGCGCCACTGGATTTGGATTTGCCGGAGCGCAAGATCCTCCTCAACGACGACGACACGGTCGAGCGCATCGTCGTGCCGCCCCGCCTCGACGCCCACAGGCTGATCGAGGAATGCATGATCCAGGCGAATGTCTCAGCAGCCGAGACCCTGGAGAAGAAGCGCGCGCCGGTGATCTACCGCATCCACGACGCCTCGACGCCGGAAAAGCTGGAGGCGCTGCGCGATTTCCTGTCGACCATCGGCATCAAGCTCGCCCGCACCGGTAACCTCCGCCCCGCCGTCTTCAATTCCATCCTCGCCCGCGTGGAAGGCACGGAGAACGACGAACTGGTCAACGAGGTGATCCTGAGGAGCCAGGCCCAGGCGGAGTATTCGCCGGCCAATATCGGCCATTTCGGCCTGAATCTCAGGCGCTACGCCCACTTCACCTCGCCGATCCGCCGCTATGCCGACCTTATCGTTCACCGCAGCCTGGTTGCCGCCCTCGGCTTCGGCAAGGACGGCCTGCCGTCCGGTTTCGAGGACAAGCTGGAAGGGATTTCGGCCGAGATCTCGGCAACCGAGCGCCGCGCCATGGCGGCCGAGCGCGATACGGTCGACCGGCTGATCGCCCACTGGCTCGCCGACCATATCGGTGCGGCCTTCAACGGCCGTATCGCCGGCGTCACCCGCTCCGGCCTGTTCGTCCGCCTCGACGACAGCGGCGCCGACGGCTTCGTGCCGGCGTCCAAGCTCGGCGACGACTACTACCGCTACGACGAGGTCACCCACTCCATGACCGGCGACCGCACCGGCGAAACCTACCAGCTCGGCGACCGGGTCGAGGTGCAACTGGCCGAGGCAATGCCGCTTGCCGGCGCGCTCCGGTTTGAACTTCTCTCCGAAGGCAGGTATCAGAAACCTTCCGGGAAAGGCGCGGCAAAACGCCGTGCCGTCCGCAACAAACCCACAACGGCCAAGGCCGCGCGGGGCAAAAAACGCGTCAAGCGGCGCTGA
- the topA gene encoding type I DNA topoisomerase, which translates to MRVVIVESPAKAKTINKYLGSDYQVMASFGHVRDLPAKDGSVDPENDFSMSWEVDGKANKRLNEIAKAVKASDGLILATDPDREGEAISWHVLQVLKAKKVLKDQPVERVVFNAVTKSAITDAMAKPRTIDAPLVDAYLARRALDYLVGFTLSPVLWRKLPGARSAGRVQSVALRLVCDREREIESFVAQEYWSLIAHLKSAAGEAFEARIVGADGKKITRLDIGTEAQAMDLKAHLERASFTVRSVEAKPTKRNPHPPFTTSTLQQEASRKLGFSAQRTMQIAQRLYEGIDMGGETVGLITYMRTDGVQIAPEAISGARGVIEADYGTRYVPEKARFYSTKAKNAQEAHEAIRPTDVRRRPKDVTRFLDAEQAKLYDLVWKRTVASQMQSAEIERTTVDIDAVDGSRAAIVRATGQVMRFDGFLALYQEGKDDEEDEESRRLPKLATGEKPSREKIVASQHFTEPPPRFTEATLIKKMEELGIGRPSTYTSTLTVLRDREYVRLDKKRLVPEDKGRLVTAFLESFFRRYVEYDFTAALEEELDRISADELDWKEVLRDFWRNFSGAVDEIKDLRVSEVLDALNDILGPHIFPAKEDGTDPRACPQCDDGRLSLKVGRYGAFIGCSNYPECRFTRQLVEGNGEDGAAAQTGPRELGTDPETGEMVTLRDGRFGAYIQLGEGDKPKRATIPKGWDVAAMDLEKALRLLRLPREVGPHPETGQMISAGIGRYGPFVQHERTYANLDNVDEVFTVGLNRAVSLIAEKQAKGGRGRGAAVLKELGEHPDAGGPITVRDGRYGPYVNHGKVNATLPKDVKPEDVTLEQAVEMITAKAGKAPTKKKAAAKKPAAKKTATKKTAAKKTTTKKAPAKKKADSEDETAPF; encoded by the coding sequence ATGCGCGTCGTCATCGTCGAATCGCCGGCCAAGGCGAAAACGATCAACAAATATCTCGGCTCCGATTACCAGGTCATGGCGTCCTTCGGCCATGTCCGGGACCTGCCGGCCAAGGACGGATCGGTCGATCCGGAAAACGACTTTTCCATGTCCTGGGAAGTCGACGGCAAGGCCAACAAGAGGTTGAACGAGATTGCAAAGGCGGTCAAAGCGTCCGACGGCCTGATCCTCGCAACCGACCCGGATCGCGAGGGCGAAGCGATCTCCTGGCACGTTCTACAGGTGCTGAAGGCCAAGAAGGTGCTGAAGGACCAGCCGGTCGAGCGCGTCGTCTTCAATGCCGTGACGAAGTCCGCGATCACCGACGCGATGGCCAAGCCGCGCACGATCGACGCGCCCCTGGTCGATGCCTATCTGGCGCGCCGGGCGCTGGACTACCTCGTCGGCTTCACCCTGTCGCCGGTGCTGTGGCGCAAGCTTCCGGGCGCCCGTTCCGCCGGCCGCGTGCAGTCCGTGGCGCTGCGCCTCGTCTGCGACCGCGAGCGCGAGATCGAGAGCTTCGTTGCCCAGGAATACTGGAGCCTGATCGCGCATCTGAAAAGCGCGGCCGGGGAAGCCTTCGAAGCCCGCATCGTCGGCGCCGACGGCAAGAAGATCACCCGCCTTGACATCGGCACCGAGGCCCAGGCGATGGACCTGAAGGCCCACCTGGAGCGCGCCTCGTTCACGGTGCGCTCGGTCGAGGCCAAGCCGACCAAGCGCAACCCGCACCCGCCCTTCACCACCTCGACGCTTCAGCAGGAAGCCTCGCGCAAGCTCGGCTTTTCCGCCCAGCGCACCATGCAGATTGCCCAGCGCCTCTATGAGGGCATCGACATGGGCGGCGAGACCGTCGGCCTCATCACCTATATGCGGACGGACGGCGTGCAGATCGCCCCGGAAGCGATTTCCGGCGCCCGCGGCGTCATCGAGGCCGATTACGGGACGCGCTATGTGCCGGAAAAGGCGCGCTTCTATTCCACCAAGGCCAAGAACGCCCAGGAAGCCCACGAGGCGATCCGCCCGACCGACGTGCGCCGCCGGCCGAAGGACGTCACCCGGTTTCTCGATGCCGAGCAGGCAAAGCTCTACGACCTCGTCTGGAAGCGGACCGTCGCCAGCCAGATGCAGTCGGCCGAGATCGAGCGCACCACGGTCGACATCGACGCCGTCGACGGCAGCCGCGCCGCGATCGTGCGTGCCACCGGCCAGGTCATGCGCTTCGACGGGTTCCTCGCCCTCTACCAGGAAGGCAAGGACGACGAGGAGGACGAGGAGAGCCGCCGGCTGCCGAAACTCGCCACCGGCGAGAAACCGAGCCGGGAAAAGATCGTCGCCAGCCAGCACTTTACCGAGCCGCCGCCGCGCTTCACCGAGGCAACGCTCATCAAGAAGATGGAAGAGCTCGGCATCGGCCGGCCGTCCACCTACACCTCTACCCTCACCGTGCTGCGCGATCGGGAATATGTCCGGCTCGACAAGAAGCGGCTGGTGCCGGAGGACAAGGGCCGCCTCGTCACCGCGTTCCTGGAGAGCTTCTTCCGGCGCTATGTGGAATACGACTTCACCGCCGCCCTTGAGGAAGAGCTCGACCGCATCTCCGCTGACGAACTGGACTGGAAGGAAGTGCTGCGCGATTTCTGGCGCAACTTCTCCGGCGCCGTCGACGAGATCAAGGATCTGCGCGTCTCCGAGGTCCTCGACGCCCTCAACGATATCCTCGGGCCGCACATCTTCCCGGCAAAGGAAGACGGCACCGATCCCCGCGCCTGCCCGCAATGCGACGACGGCCGCCTCAGCCTCAAGGTCGGGCGCTACGGCGCCTTCATCGGCTGCTCCAACTATCCCGAATGCCGCTTCACCCGGCAATTGGTTGAGGGCAACGGCGAGGACGGCGCGGCGGCCCAGACCGGCCCGCGTGAACTCGGCACCGACCCGGAAACCGGCGAGATGGTGACGCTGCGCGATGGCCGCTTCGGCGCCTATATCCAGCTCGGCGAGGGCGACAAGCCGAAGCGCGCGACCATCCCCAAGGGCTGGGACGTCGCCGCCATGGACCTTGAAAAGGCGCTGAGGCTCCTGCGCCTGCCGCGCGAGGTCGGCCCGCATCCGGAGACCGGCCAGATGATCAGCGCCGGCATCGGCCGCTACGGCCCCTTCGTCCAGCACGAGCGCACCTACGCCAACCTGGACAACGTCGACGAGGTCTTCACCGTCGGCCTCAACCGCGCCGTCTCCCTGATCGCCGAAAAGCAGGCCAAGGGCGGGCGCGGGCGCGGCGCCGCGGTCCTCAAGGAGCTCGGCGAGCACCCCGACGCCGGCGGCCCGATCACCGTGCGCGACGGCCGCTACGGGCCTTACGTCAACCACGGCAAGGTCAACGCCACCCTGCCGAAGGACGTGAAGCCGGAAGACGTCACGCTGGAACAGGCCGTGGAAATGATCACGGCCAAGGCCGGCAAGGCACCGACTAAGAAGAAGGCGGCCGCCAAGAAACCGGCAGCAAAGAAGACGGCGACGAAAAAGACCGCGGCGAAAAAGACAACGACAAAGAAGGCGCCGGCCAAGAAAAAGGCCGACTCGGAGGACGAAACCGCGCCCTTCTAG
- the rpmG gene encoding 50S ribosomal protein L33, with protein MAKATTIKIRLVSSADTGYFYVTKKNSRTMTEKMVKKKYDPVAKKHVDFRESKIK; from the coding sequence ATGGCTAAGGCAACCACGATCAAGATTCGTCTCGTGTCGAGCGCCGACACGGGCTACTTCTACGTCACCAAGAAAAACAGCCGGACGATGACCGAAAAGATGGTCAAGAAGAAATACGATCCGGTCGCCAAGAAGCACGTCGACTTCCGCGAATCCAAGATCAAGTAG
- the plsY gene encoding glycerol-3-phosphate 1-O-acyltransferase PlsY: protein MTDILSWSLPWPHMAIALLFGYLLGSIPFGLLFTRLFGLGDIRSIGSGNIGATNVLRTGNKGVAALTLLGDVLKGTVPVVVAADWSFEAALIAGLGAFLGHLYPVWLGFKGGKGIATFIGVLLGLSWPIAVAFCAIWLVVALITRFSSLSALVASALTPVVALGFNQPKLAVFTVLLALLAWFKHRTNIARLVSGTEPKIGARS, encoded by the coding sequence ATGACCGACATCCTCTCCTGGTCCCTTCCCTGGCCGCACATGGCGATCGCCCTTCTCTTCGGCTATCTGCTGGGCTCGATCCCCTTCGGCCTCCTCTTCACCCGGCTGTTCGGCCTCGGCGACATCCGCTCCATCGGCTCCGGCAACATCGGCGCCACCAACGTGCTGCGAACCGGCAACAAGGGCGTGGCCGCCCTCACCCTTCTCGGCGACGTCCTGAAGGGAACGGTGCCGGTCGTGGTTGCCGCCGATTGGTCGTTCGAGGCGGCCCTCATCGCCGGCCTTGGCGCCTTCCTGGGCCACCTCTATCCGGTCTGGCTGGGGTTCAAGGGGGGTAAAGGCATCGCCACCTTCATCGGCGTGCTCCTGGGCCTGTCCTGGCCGATCGCCGTCGCCTTTTGCGCCATCTGGCTGGTGGTCGCGCTGATCACACGGTTCTCCTCGCTGTCGGCGCTGGTCGCCAGTGCGCTGACCCCGGTGGTGGCGCTCGGGTTCAACCAGCCGAAACTGGCCGTCTTCACGGTGCTCCTTGCCCTTCTGGCCTGGTTCAAGCACCGCACCAACATCGCCCGCCTCGTTTCCGGCACCGAGCCGAAGATCGGCGCCCGATCTTGA
- a CDS encoding DUF983 domain-containing protein, with translation MHQQVFESPPDGPPARPIGNALARGMASKCPSCGTGALFDGYLTVKDHCGTCNEALHHHRADDAPPYFTIFIVGHIIVGLILAVEKLWGPPIWLQMAVWLPLTALLSLALLRPVKGAVVGLQWALFMHGFDPNHTPEFGED, from the coding sequence ATGCACCAGCAGGTTTTCGAATCGCCGCCGGACGGGCCGCCCGCGCGCCCGATCGGCAACGCGCTCGCCCGCGGCATGGCCTCGAAATGCCCCTCCTGCGGCACCGGCGCCCTGTTCGACGGCTATCTGACCGTCAAGGACCATTGCGGCACCTGCAACGAGGCGCTTCACCACCACCGCGCCGACGACGCCCCGCCCTATTTCACCATCTTCATCGTCGGCCATATCATCGTCGGCCTGATCCTGGCGGTGGAAAAGCTCTGGGGGCCGCCGATCTGGCTGCAGATGGCGGTCTGGCTGCCGCTGACGGCGCTGCTCTCGCTCGCCCTCTTGCGCCCCGTGAAGGGCGCCGTCGTCGGCCTGCAATGGGCGCTCTTCATGCACGGCTTCGATCCCAACCACACGCCGGAATTCGGCGAGGACTGA